Genomic window (Oncorhynchus mykiss isolate Arlee chromosome 28, USDA_OmykA_1.1, whole genome shotgun sequence):
tctagcaaacttcagacgggtagGCCAATGCTCTGATTGATCTATTGAGCAGACAAATTAGGCTTTGTTGAAACATGTAGGAACATTTCAGGAAACAGATTAGGCCAAGTTCTGTATAAACCATGACGACACTTCAGGCGGGGGTTCCCTAGAAGCCTGGATTGCTCAACCCTGGATTTCATTGTAAGAACAAAAGACAGACTATAAAACAGCAGAAGTAGGAAGTAGGAATCAGACATGAAGATGAAGGTCCAGGTGAGATCTCTCATCCTGCTCGCTGTGGCTGTCCTGCAGGTCAGATCTCAGAACCAGACTGAGACCAGATATGAAGACATCATCTCAGTTGCTTTGCCTCAGCTGCTTCCTGGGGAAGAGCAGGCTTTCCGTCCAATTCTGAACCAGCTCCAAGTCGAGACTGTGAGTATTCTGACAGTATGAATGTGCCCTTCCTTCAAAAAAAGTTTATGTcatgttttatttaatatttttcttTCAGTCAAGTCAAGGGATAATTGTCTGTTTAATATGCACCATCGTGTACACATTTTCCAAGTCCTTTATTGTGGAAAAGAAACAGACTCAATGTGGGGGAATGACAATTGAAATGAATGACAATACTATAAGTCGCAGTATTGTCTTTGTCTCTCGGAAATCAGTTGAATACAGAGGATGTGGACCAGTCTGAGGTGTCTGTAAGGCTGACCTTCCCCATACAGGAGACTTTCTGTAGTAAATCACAGGGGCAGCCAGGCAAACCATGCCCTCTGAAGAAAAATGGGGTAAGAACAATTGGATTTTACAGTATTGTGGGGGAATAATAATCATGGGAAGCAGGAAATGACAAATAATATGCTGAGGTTAGCAAATGGCTAATTGTTAATTACTCCTTCCTCTAGAAACGAATGATGTGCAGCATGAAGGTCAGACATCCGATTCTGGAGGCAAGCAACAACCTGAACACTGACCTGTCTACATTTGTTTGTGAATACATGGACGCAGAAGATGCTTTGCAGGTACTGAGCAATGCAAGTTATTTGTCAACACCCCCTTACCGACATTAGTTAGGATGTCATGATAATGGTAGCCTAACAGTGTCAGATCAGTTGGTCTGCAATCTAAAAATGTAGATGTGGAAAGTGCATTATCTGCTTATGAATTTAATGGAGATTGAACTTCATGTTCCTTGAGATAGTAAACATGCACCTTATTTTTCTGATTATACTTGTCTAATTATTCCGATTTTTCACGCAAAAAAAATGCAATGAATATTTTTCATGATTGCAGCAGAAGATTCGGACAAGAAGAAGCAAAGTCAGAATATGCTCCAGAGGCAAAAATTGTGTCTCTCGTCTTGGGGGTGGCTCCATAATTGGTCGTCCTGGGGGAGGCTCCTTAATTGGTCGTCCTGGGGGTGGCTCCGTAATTGGTCGTCCTGGGGGTGGCTCTCCTCCTGGGGGTGGCTCTTTCAATGATGAATTTATCAGAGATCACAGTGATGGAAATCGCTTTGCATAGATCAGCACGCTACAACCTCTGGATAACTGCAAAGAACCCATCTATCAAAGAAATGTCATAAGGTTATTGATCTTTTTTTTTGTATCAACTCTTACATGCCAATTGTTGCATATTATGAAAATGACTTCTAGATTATGTTTACGCCAATAAACTGCAAAATAAGTTTACAAAAGATaatgtctgtaaaatgtgttatttcatgtttCATGGCAGTTCAGGAATTCAGTTTTTTCAACGTTTTTGTGTTTGTTGTTCATTATGCTGTTTCAAATAAATATCTATACTCTGTTAGATCTATTAGGCCGGCAGTTTAACCTTTGCTGGAACATCTAGGACCGAACACAGATTCAAGTAAGAGTAATTAGTACGTGCCCGCCTAGGAACCCGAAATGTAAGAGCCATAATGCAAGAAAGAGCATTTAGCTACTTTTAAAATATTATGTACACAAACACATGTGCCACAATGGAGTCATTTGGCAGTTTACAGTGAAGAAAACAGAATTGCAGTGCAGCTTACATAAGAAAATGAACATGATTAAAAGAGAGaactttaaaggtccaatgcggCCGTTTTTATgtcaatatcaaattatttctgaGTAAAAATGAAATACTTTACTGTGATCGTTTCAaatgaaaatggtcaaaaataaaccaAAACAGCTTCTTAGCTAAATGCAATTTGTCAAgcaaggactgtctgggagtggtctgagagaGGGGCCTAATTGGAGGAGCCTAATGGGTGGGGATGtgtaacctgaaaactagctgttaatGGCAGAAAGCAGGGCAAACtttctttgttattggtctattaagtTATACAAATCCAAAATCCCCACCCAGCCAAACAAAATGAAATTACAGgtctcaaacagctcttacactaaaagttCATTATTATAATTTGTACAAttttacagtattattccaacatcacagtgtggaaatatatataaaacacagggactCAAGTTTTTGACTGCATTGCTCCCTTAATAAAAATGCTTCAATTTGAACAACTACCCCATCTAGTGTCCTTTCAAAAAACTAGCAAGTGACGGTATTGGGCTTTTTTTTGCTCCTGTAGTTGCCCACACTGCATTGTCCTTACTCCGGGTCGCTCATCCATTGTAGGTGGCAGCCAGCTGGAGAATTTGTTTGAACTCTGCAGCTTGAGGGCAAATTTCAGACAAAGCTCATTTCATCTCTGCTGCACTGGTTGCATCTGTCGGGTTTGACAGGCCACTGCGTATGAGGTGTAGTCAGAACCGAGGATGATCTTGAGGGCCCTCCTCTGAACTCTCTCTcaggcagggatgggcaactttcaTGGgtgtgggggccacaaaaaaatctgaactcatcatgagttGGAAATATAAGGACGGTGgtggtgttctctctctgtatgggTGTTGGTTTCTCAAGTGAAATAAAGCATCCTCCGAGAtttaaaaagaaaaggaaaatgCTTGTAGGAAAGTGGTTTCTCATTTCTTATCCCATCAGGGTGTTTTTGTCTGTTACATGTAATAGCTTCCGACATCTGTCAAATGTAGAATAGATGGATttttaaagagagagaaaaaggaaaagTATTCAagtgttttatttaaaaaaaaaaacactccatgATACACGTGACACAGACCGTTTTTAAATGCATCTGTGGTTATAGATGTAgatatacactgactgtacaaaacattaggaacacctgcctaatattgagttgcacctccctttgccctcagaacagcggTGCAGGGACTCTACAAAGTTTCGAATTTCGTTACACTGTGATGATGtcccatattgactccaatgcttcctacagttgtgtcaagttggctgtctGTCCCTTGGGTGGTTGATCATTCGTGATGCACATGGGACACAGTTGAGCGttaaaaaaaacagcagcgttgcagttcttgacacattcaaaccgaTGCACCtcgcacttactaccatacctcgttcatacgcacttaaatcttttgtcttgcccattcaccctctgaatggcacacatacacaatccatgtctcaattgttacgaggcttaaaaatccttcttcatcctgagtcctccccttcatctacactgatttaagtggatttaacaagtgacatcaatcaagggatcatatctttcacctggattcacctggtcagtctgtcatggaaagagcaggtgttcctaatgttttgtgcactcagtgtgtACTCTCAGTCACAAGTACTTGCCTTATTTGCATTAATTAACAGTATCCTGCCTATATTGATTCTAAATGGCTCACAAAAGATGTGAATATAACAATTCAACATGAAATTAACAACAAATgacaccatgtcattggattttgCTTCAAATTTAGGTAAACAAAAGACAAAATGCCCTAAAGTTGGTGACTTTTTGcgaatccaatcagttttccacatagATTCAACTTCATTACATATATTTCTTTGGTTGAAATTATGTGAAACAACATTGCTTCAACTAGTGGGTCCCTTTTATAAGaataattattgttattttaacgGAATAAAACTATATTAACTAACTATATTAGAAACCTACTGTCAAATCAAGACACCTGAAAACAACAGTTTGAAATCATGTTAAAAACCTACTACTTTGAACTGTGTTTCCCTGTGGATTTTTGagtgatagtgatgatataagGAGAGAAGGAAATGCCCCGTACCTCAGATCTACGGTCAAACTACCATACCACTATTCACAACCTTAACCATTAAAGGGATGTAAACATGCAGATGTAGGATATTCATTTGACCTACAgtatattgtcacagcaaaataatcttGCAGCAACAGAATTTGAACGCTTAGTCCATAACGTAGCTTTATCTGTGGTTAGGCTGTTAGCTGGCCTAAAGTAAGCTACAGagcctggttcgatcctgggctgtatcacaattggttgtgattgggagtcccatagggcggcgggcgcacaattggcccagcgtcgtccgggttagggtagggtttggccaggaccgtcattgtaaaataataatttgttcttaactgacttgcctaattaaataaattaaaaatactgttaatcaaatcaaagtttatttgtcacgtgcgccaaatacaacagaccttacagtgaaatgcttacttacaggctctaaccaatagtgcaaaaaaggtattaggtgaataataggtaagtaaagaaataaaaacaacagtaaaaagacaagctatatacagtagcgaggctataaaagtagcgaggctacatacagacaccggttagtcaggctgattgaggtagtatgtacgtgtagatatggttaaagtgactatgcatatatgatgaacagagagttgcagtagcgtaaaagaggggttggcgggtggtgggtgggacacaatgcagatagcctggttagccaatgtgagggagcactggttggtcggcccatttgaggtagtatgtacatgaatgtatagttaaagtgactatgcatatatgataagagtagcagcagtgtaaaaagaggggttggggggggcacacaatgcaaatagtccgggtagccatttgattagctgttcaggagtctgtctcatggcttggggctaaaaactgttgagaagcctttttgtcctatacttggcactccagtaccgcttgccatgcggtagcagagagaacagtctatgactggggtggctggggcctttgacaatttttaggaccttcctctgacaccgcctggtgtagaggtcctggatggcaggcagcttaaccCCAGTAATgtattaccctctgtagtgccttgcagtcagaggccgagcaattgccataccaggcagtgatgctctcaatgttgcagctgtagaaccttctgAGGATCTGGGGTTTTaaattctggcaccacccggccaggtctctgacctcctccctataggctttctcgtcgttgtcggtgatcaggcctaccactgttgtgtaatctgcaaacttaatgatggtgttggagtcgtgcctggccatgcagtcgtgggtgaacagggagcacaggaggggactgagcacacacccctggggagctccagtgttaaggatcagcgtgacagatgtgttgctacctaccctcaccacctgggggcggcccgtcaggaagtccaggatccatttgcagagggaggtgtttagtcggCCAACCAGtcagcaatcaatcaatcaatcaatcaaacaaatgtatttataaaggcctttttacatcagcagaaacccaggctaaaagcccaaacagcaagcgatgctgatgtagaagcacaggggctaggaaaaactccatagaaaggcaggaacctaggaagaaacttaagAGAGGAAGCAGGCTttgagaggtggccagtccttttatggctgtgccgggtggagattataagagtacatggccattaaggccagatcattcttcaagatgttcaaacgttcattgatgaccagcagggtcaaataataatcacagtggttgtagagggtgcaacaggtcagcacctcaggggtaaatgtcagttggcttttcatagccgagcattcagaggtcgagacagaaAGTGCGGTAGAaagggagagcgaaagagagagagagagagagagagagagcgagagagagagagagagagttgaacacagcaggtcagggacaaggtagcacatccggtgaacaagtcagggttccatagccgcaggcagaacagttgaaactggagcagcagcacaagaAGGTAGCATGTCtgttgaacaggtcagggttccatagccataggcaaaacagcagaaactggatcagcaacatgacgaggttgagagagagacagagagagagatgggaggattagagggagcatacttaagttcacacaggacaccagataagacaggagaatttcaCCAGATAGGACTGGCCCCCCCAGCACATAGACTACTTGAGCaaagatactggaggctgagacacaACCCACTCAAGTCGAGTATAGCGAAAAAAGCCTAGCACGAcatgacgcacccctcctagggatggtatGGAAGAGTACTAGTTAACCAATgtctcagcccctgtaatagggtcagagaatccccgtggagagaggggaacagacacaacagagacagcaagggcggtttgtcactccagtgccttgtcGTTCACCTTTACACCCctatagcaaatagaagttcaaaacgtgTAATGTACACAATAACTTAAtttgataaaaagatctaacacaacattaggtgataaaatatgtatttttctggatttataatcagctataatggggtggtcattttggaccgggaacacagaatgaattagcatgaaacgaacacaacaggaggtttaacagcctgctgcctggcctgcaccctatatcattgtggagctagaggagttacaGACCTGTCTATGTTGATAGGTAAGATGAGAGAACCCCTCCAGCCGGGAtagagtccgtcactcctcagcagtcCCGGCTTtgccctgtttgtgggtgagtcccagaaagagggccagttATCTACTAATTCTATCTTTGGGGAGCGGCAGAAAACATCTCTCAACCAGCGACTGAGTTGTGCtagtctgctgtagagctcatcactcctcctaactgggaggggccagagtctctgctgtagagctcatcactccccctaactgggagggggccagagtctctgctgtagagctcatcactccccctaactgggaatGACCAGAAACAATTACTTGATGCCAACACATCTTTCCAGCTAAATTACACAC
Coding sequences:
- the LOC118944853 gene encoding uncharacterized protein LOC118944853; this encodes MKMKVQVRSLILLAVAVLQVRSQNQTETRYEDIISVALPQLLPGEEQAFRPILNQLQVETLNTEDVDQSEVSVRLTFPIQETFCSKSQGQPGKPCPLKKNGKRMMCSMKVRHPILEASNNLNTDLSTFVCEYMDAEDALQQKIRTRRSKVRICSRGKNCVSRLGGGSIIGRPGGGSLIGRPGGGSVIGRPGGGSPPGGGSFNDEFIRDHSDGNRFA